A portion of the Bacillota bacterium genome contains these proteins:
- the tatC gene encoding twin-arginine translocase subunit TatC encodes MNEKTSVLEHLKELRKRLLWAGGVYFVAVTACFSFAGWISAFLRALGGDLELVYINPAEALVTNMKISLIAGLFVALPFILYQVWGFVSPALYRHERRYLALVVLMSLTLFLLGAAFAYLVVLPFTIAFFQSFAGPGLTAMFSYDKYVSFIGTLTILFGLVFQLPLVVLFLAQVGIVTPAGLRRQRRLAILVIFIVAAVLTPPDVVSQVLMALPMLGLYEISIVLASMMVRRRSSKAEMEVEKSS; translated from the coding sequence ATGAACGAGAAGACTTCAGTGCTTGAACACCTCAAGGAGCTAAGGAAGAGACTCCTCTGGGCAGGCGGCGTCTACTTCGTCGCGGTGACGGCGTGCTTTAGCTTCGCCGGCTGGATAAGCGCATTTCTTAGGGCGCTGGGCGGCGACCTTGAACTGGTCTACATAAACCCGGCGGAGGCCCTGGTCACAAACATGAAGATCTCTTTGATAGCTGGTCTCTTCGTGGCTCTGCCTTTCATTCTCTACCAGGTGTGGGGCTTTGTCTCGCCTGCCTTGTACAGGCACGAGAGGAGGTACCTTGCCCTAGTCGTTCTCATGTCCCTGACTCTCTTCCTGCTGGGCGCTGCCTTTGCCTACCTAGTGGTGCTTCCTTTCACCATAGCGTTCTTCCAGAGCTTTGCCGGGCCTGGATTGACCGCGATGTTCTCCTATGACAAGTATGTCTCATTCATCGGTACCTTGACCATCCTATTTGGCCTAGTGTTCCAGCTGCCCCTGGTTGTGCTCTTCCTGGCGCAGGTAGGCATTGTGACACCAGCGGGGCTGAGGAGGCAGAGGAGACTTGCCATCCTGGTGATATTCATCGTGGCGGCGGTGCTCACTCCCCCGGATGTAGTCTCCCAGGTGCTCATGGCTTTGCCCATGCTAGGACTGTACGAGATCAGCATTGTCCTGGCTTCCATGATGGTTAGGAGACGGAGCAGCAAGGCAGAAATGGAAGTTGAAAAAAGCTCATGA
- a CDS encoding twin-arginine translocase TatA/TatE family subunit, producing MLGIGMGELFIVLLVALLVFGPERLPDLARSAGRALARFNKTFEDIQREMNEGMKEVTRAAQVNVPRLDQLLDEPEKEIGRNGAGAQPAGGEAYVSAGEGQDEREDFSA from the coding sequence ATGCTGGGTATAGGAATGGGAGAACTCTTCATAGTGCTTCTGGTAGCCCTCCTGGTTTTTGGCCCGGAGAGGCTTCCGGACCTTGCCAGGTCGGCTGGCAGGGCCCTGGCCCGGTTTAACAAGACCTTCGAGGATATCCAGCGGGAGATGAACGAGGGTATGAAGGAGGTCACCCGGGCAGCCCAGGTAAATGTTCCCCGCCTGGACCAGCTCCTGGATGAACCCGAGAAAGAGATAGGCCGTAATGGGGCAGGGGCACAGCCTGCTGGCGGGGAAGCCTACGTCAGTGCGGGAGAGGGTCAGGATGAACGAGAAGACTTCAGTGCTTGA
- the selB gene encoding selenocysteine-specific translation elongation factor: MDSGRHFVVGTAGHIDHGKTALVNALTGQETDRLPQEKERGISIDLGFAHMDIDGVPVAIVDVPGHERFIKNMLAGVSGIDLALLVVAADEGPMPQTREHLDILDLLGVSRGIVAVTKRDLVDDEWACIVMDEIHNLLAGTTLEGSPVIQVSAVTGEGLEELRKAIGKVVSEALARTSEGVARLPVDRVFTMPGFGTVVTGTLVSGEIVDGQRLDVMPQGFTVKVRQLEVHGKRVPGALAGQRVALNLAKVERGEVRRGSVLSEPGTLAPTWGFAGTFRLLSRALRPLASSTRVRLHVGTSEVLGRLVSLEGDSLDPGDEGLVRFKAEEPMAVSKGDRFIVRSYSPALTIGGGRVITSRGRFRRLNHMDHELLRLIDQAEGSGAALVELRIQNSPVSLQTLGFLIAENPERVTAMVEHLAARGKALFWKDCGLVVHPEVYQAMAGKIRCFLGEYHARHPMRRGAPREEVRGQATRGWDQRQFTALAAAMEQDGLLVVNKEVLALPGQSASMDVEGRQIKEDLEEQFRAGGFNPPPVAEVVAQAAVSGRAGDVVRLLLEEKRLIRVEDDMVFHADVVEEAKNRVRRFIQEQGPMTVADFRDLLGTSRRYALPLLGYLDRVRFTRREGDSRTLHGS, from the coding sequence TTGGACTCAGGACGCCACTTCGTAGTGGGAACCGCAGGCCACATCGACCACGGCAAGACTGCCCTGGTCAATGCCTTGACCGGGCAGGAAACGGACCGCCTGCCCCAGGAGAAAGAGCGCGGGATATCCATTGACCTGGGCTTTGCCCACATGGACATAGACGGCGTCCCCGTGGCTATAGTGGATGTGCCTGGCCATGAACGGTTCATCAAGAACATGCTGGCTGGCGTGAGCGGGATCGACCTGGCCCTCCTGGTGGTGGCTGCGGACGAGGGCCCCATGCCCCAGACCAGGGAACACCTGGACATCCTGGATCTCCTTGGGGTTAGCCGGGGCATCGTTGCCGTGACGAAGCGAGACCTCGTGGACGATGAGTGGGCTTGCATTGTAATGGACGAGATCCATAACCTCCTGGCGGGTACCACCCTGGAGGGCTCACCGGTGATACAGGTATCGGCGGTGACCGGGGAGGGCCTTGAAGAACTGAGGAAGGCCATAGGTAAGGTGGTCTCGGAAGCCCTGGCCAGGACGTCTGAGGGGGTGGCGCGCCTCCCCGTTGACAGGGTATTCACCATGCCGGGCTTTGGAACAGTGGTTACAGGTACCCTGGTTTCCGGGGAGATTGTGGATGGCCAGCGACTGGACGTCATGCCCCAGGGCTTCACCGTCAAGGTGAGGCAGCTAGAGGTACACGGCAAAAGGGTGCCCGGGGCCCTGGCGGGCCAGCGCGTCGCCCTGAACCTGGCCAAGGTCGAGCGAGGTGAGGTGCGACGGGGTTCTGTGCTCTCCGAGCCCGGGACTCTGGCTCCAACCTGGGGGTTTGCGGGCACCTTCCGCCTGCTTTCCCGGGCCTTGAGGCCACTGGCCAGCTCCACCAGGGTAAGGCTCCACGTGGGAACCTCGGAGGTCCTGGGACGCCTGGTGAGCCTTGAGGGGGATTCGCTAGATCCCGGGGATGAAGGCTTGGTGCGGTTCAAGGCTGAGGAACCCATGGCGGTGAGCAAGGGAGACCGCTTCATCGTCCGGAGCTACTCGCCTGCCCTCACCATCGGGGGGGGGAGGGTGATAACCTCCAGGGGACGTTTCCGCCGCCTTAACCACATGGACCATGAGCTGCTGAGGCTCATTGACCAGGCTGAGGGATCCGGTGCCGCGCTGGTGGAGCTCCGGATCCAGAACAGCCCTGTGAGTCTTCAGACACTGGGGTTTCTCATAGCGGAGAACCCCGAGCGGGTAACCGCGATGGTGGAGCACCTGGCCGCGCGAGGTAAGGCGCTTTTTTGGAAGGACTGCGGCCTTGTGGTTCATCCCGAGGTATACCAGGCAATGGCCGGGAAGATCCGGTGTTTTCTGGGTGAGTATCACGCTAGGCACCCCATGAGGCGCGGGGCCCCCAGGGAAGAGGTGAGGGGGCAAGCCACCAGGGGGTGGGACCAGAGGCAATTCACTGCCCTGGCCGCCGCCATGGAACAGGATGGCCTCCTAGTGGTGAACAAGGAGGTCCTGGCGCTTCCTGGCCAGTCCGCATCCATGGATGTGGAGGGCCGCCAGATCAAGGAGGACCTGGAGGAGCAGTTCAGGGCAGGCGGCTTCAACCCCCCACCAGTGGCAGAGGTGGTGGCCCAGGCAGCCGTGAGCGGGCGTGCCGGGGACGTGGTACGGCTCCTCCTGGAGGAGAAGCGTCTCATCCGTGTTGAGGATGACATGGTGTTCCACGCCGATGTGGTTGAGGAGGCAAAGAACCGCGTGCGGCGCTTCATACAAGAACAGGGTCCCATGACGGTGGCGGACTTCCGCGATCTCTTAGGCACCTCAAGAAGGTATGCCTTACCCCTCCTGGGATACCTAGACAGGGTGAGGTTTACAAGACGGGAAGGAGACTCTAGGACGCTCCACGGGTCCTAG
- a CDS encoding twin-arginine translocase TatA/TatE family subunit, translating into MLGRFGWTELVIILVIALIVFGPGKLPDVGKALGKAIGEFKKGTSDKEESKPAEKDA; encoded by the coding sequence GTGCTTGGCAGGTTCGGTTGGACGGAATTGGTGATAATCCTGGTTATTGCCTTGATAGTCTTCGGACCAGGCAAGCTCCCCGATGTTGGGAAGGCTCTGGGGAAGGCCATCGGCGAGTTCAAGAAGGGTACTTCCGATAAGGAGGAGTCTAAGCCCGCCGAGAAGGACGCTTGA